Proteins found in one Aethina tumida isolate Nest 87 chromosome 1, icAetTumi1.1, whole genome shotgun sequence genomic segment:
- the LOC109601713 gene encoding uncharacterized protein LOC109601713: MSVPSEVSSVIERVASVLGLTQYNVKMKGGNKKGEGYLGEILFLELINPSDNLTHDLVIKKAFTDSKIRDTAPVRFAFINEVYFYDTVVPALQKFEVQIGLNKFDKLPKCYLTSLETPMEYIVMENLKGSGFQLFDKKQIATFEHMEFIFKVYGEYHASSFIMREQNPKLFETLNSGLDNIYHRFMDVVLFTEALQQMFNMLGDKLIPGTDDDVKKAFKRYENDVVSIFKEKIDYTGKYAVICHGDAWSNNMMFKFDSNGNFSDIKLLDFQLAHKGSIVQDLTYCLYSSASKETFDRLDELLSAYHESFSVIVKKCGGNPDELLPLKELKKEWIEYCAYGFIMAFMVIRLKTKKDDDVVDLTDLGNMSNEKEMMHHFINGPEDDDYNRRIRNLLLHLYEIKFTIERAGVNMGDIKNISEALQEHLQIDEEIRNCATGPLTAAGDNYGGIILKANIEIHNKRTKSDRTLQAIVKLIPENEFLRQIFNSNVTFKNEIEFYRTVIPLLQNFQRDNGMDVADYFPTYYGSKISFDADGNIKDDSVLILENLKVKNFTVDDRLRGVDLATAKLTLKNLANLQATVVAFKLKFPQVFQEKVCPYLGGALMQTALPEVVYQKQKKDCFKILSENDELVHLKAKIDGKFEMPKVYPPREPWATIVHADLWVNNTMTRIVNNNPVEIKLIDFQTIQLASPADDLLMYIFTSLRNELLEENLELLLKYYYDEFIATLTSLKCATGPFTYESYKREIHTAFKDWQFNHIVSMCYPVFKTGMKEEQMKEFTHETLMEEEELSDEHKNKIKTILPIFEKLGSLVYNMSNEVPDDIIALSNKIVSRIGIKDFELILEGGNDKGEGYLGEIIFLQLKDKSSGKSLYIVVKRAFLNDQVRDTSPIRKTFLNEIYLYDKIMPSLQRFQEENGLGKFDKISKCYLTNSEDCNEYIVLENNKKLGYEIFDKTKILSYQHLEFIFKTYAQLHASSYLFRKYQTEEFNKLVSNIQDLTDDFLKKDIFDKIWQTSFALAAKTLKPGEDDSVIKAYEKYTQKGIDIFEKAWTYTGKYPLLTHGDCWSNNMMFKFNENGTMTDLKLLDWQLIKVGSPVHDLSYCLYSGASADTFDRLDELLKTYYDSFSSVLRKVGENPGEIYPFSVLKDEWTEYCKFGLLISIVVIKIKMTKQEEKVDLVELSMSDNKEEMAQKFSEGTPSEEYDKRIRELLLHIYKIGGL, encoded by the exons ATGAGTGTACCATCCGAAGTATCCTCTGTTATCGAGAGAGTGGCCTCAGTTTTGGGACTGACCCAATACAATGTTAAAATGAAAGGAGGTAATAAAAAGGGTGAAGGTTATTTAGGCGAAATTCTCTTCCTGGAGTTAATAAATCCGTCAGATAATTTAACGCACGACTTAGTTATTAAAAAGGCATTCACTGACTCTAAAATCAGAGATACGGCACCTGTAAGATTTGCCTTCATTAATGAAGTCTACTTTTACGACACTGTTGTTCCGGCATTACAAAAATTCGAAGTGCAGATAGGCCTAAATAAGTTTGATAAGTTGCCCAAATGCTACTTGACATCATTAGAAACGCCAATGGAATATATCGTTATGGAAAATCTCAAGGGATCTGGATTTCAGTTGTTTGACAAAAAGCAGATCGCAACTTTTGAACATATggagtttattttcaaagTGTACGGCGAGTATCACGCCTCTTCATTTATAATGAGAGAACAAAATCCGAAATTGTTTGAAACGCTTAATTCTGGACTGGACAACATCTACCACAGGTTCATGGATGTGGTTTTGTTTACGGAGGCGTTACAGCAAATGTTCAATATGCTCGGAGACAAACTTATACCAGGAACTGATGACGATGTTAAAAAGGCATTTAAGAGATACGAAAACGATGTGGTGTcaatttttaaggaaaaaatcGACTATACAGGAAAATACGCAGTAATATGTCACGGTGATGCTTGGAGCAATAATATGATGTTCAAATTTGAT agCAATGGAAACTTTAGTGATATCAAACTTCTGGACTTTCAACTTGCTCATAAGGGATCAATTGTACAGGATTTGACTTATTGTTTATACTCGAGCGCGTCTAAGGAGACCTTTGATCGATTGGACGAACTACTCTCAGCGTACCATGAAAGCTTTTCGGTGATTGTGAAAAAGTGTGGCGGGAATCCGGACGAATTGTTGCCATTGaaagaattgaaaaaagaaTGGATCGAATACTGTGCTTATGGATTCATTATGGCTTTTATGGTTATTagattaaaaactaagaagGACGACGATGTTGTGGATTTAACAGATTTGGGTAATATGAGCAATGAAAAAGAAATGATGCATCATTTTATCAATGGGCCAGAAGACGATGACTACAACAGACGTATAAGAAACttacttttacatttatatgaaattaaa TTTACAATTGAACGTGCCGGTGTTAACATGGgggacattaaaaatatcagcGAGGCTCTCCAAGAACACTTACAAATCGATGAAGAAATACGTAACTGTGCAACTGGACCATTAACTGCAGCTGGTGACAATTACGGcggcattattttaaaagcgaACATAGAAATCCACAACAAGAGGACAAAATCCGACCGAACACTTCAAGCAATCGTGAAGTTAATACCCGAAAATGAGTTTTTAAGGCAAATTTTTAACTCTaatgttacttttaaaaatgaaatcgaGTTCTACAGAACGGTGATACCGTTGCTGCAAAACTTCCAAAGAGATAATGGGATGGACGTTGCGGATTACTTTCCCACATACTATGGATCCAAAATAAGTTTCGATGCAGATGGGAACATTAAGGACGATTCAGTGTTAATTTTGGAGAActtaaaagtgaaaaattttaCTGTAGACGATCGACTGCGTGGAGTGGACTTAGCAACGGCTAAATTGACGTTAAAAAATCTAGCCAACCTCCAAGCAACTGTTGTGGCATTTAAACTGAAGTTTCCGCAAGTTTTCCAAGAAAAAGTTTGCCCATACTTAGGTGGCGCCTTAATGCAAACCGCATTGCCGGAAGTTGTGTACCAAAAACAGAAAAAGGACTGTTTCAAAATACTATCTGAGAATGATGAACTTGTTCACTTGAAGGCTAAAATCGACGGCAAATTTGAGATGCCCAAAGTGTATCCGCCACGGGAACCTTGGGCGACTATCGTTCATGCAGATTTGTGGGTCAATAACACCATGACCAGAATTGTAAACAATAATCCGGTAGAAATAAAACTTATCGACTTCCAAACTATCCAACTGGCGTCACCAGCTGATGATCTACTCATGTACATTTTTACAAGTTTACGAAACGAGTTGTTGGAAGAAAATTTGGAATTACTCTTGAAGTACTACTATGATGAGTTCATTGCCACCTTAACCAGTCTGAAGTGTGCCACTGGACCATTCACGTATGAGTCATACAAAAGGGAAATCCACACCGCCTTCAAAGATTGGCAGTTCAATCACATTGTTTCAATGTGCTATCCAGTGTTTAAAACTGGAATGAAAGAAGAGCAGATGAAGGAATTTACTCACGAGACGTTGATGGAGGAAGAAGAATTGAGCGACGAACAtaaaaacaagataaaaaCGATTTTACCAATCTTTGAAAAATTAG GTTCCCTTGTATACAACATGTCGAACGAAGTGCCGGATGATATTATCgctttatcaaataaaatcgtCAGTCGAATTGGAATAAAAGACTTTGAGTTGATTCTGGAAGGTGGTAATGATAAAGGCGAAGGCTATTTGGGGGAGATAATTTTCCTCCAACTGAAAGACAAATCCAGTGGCAAGTCGTTGTATATCGTAGTCAAGAGAGCATTTTTGAATGACCAAGTGAGAGACACGAGTCCTATCAGAAAAACATTCCTAAACGAGATTTACCTCTATGACAAAATTATGCCAAGTTTGCAGAGGTTTCAAGAAGAAAACGGGCTGGGAAAGTTCGacaaaataagtaaatgttaCCTTACCAATTCAGAAGACTGCAATGAGTACATCGTATTagagaacaataaaaaattgggaTACGAGATATTCGACAAAACAAAAATCCTTTCTTATCAACACCTGGAATTCATCTTTAAAACATACGCTCAACTACACGCATCCAGCTACTTATTCAGAAAATATCAAAcagaagaatttaataaattggtatCTAATATACAAGATTTGACTGACGATTTCCTTAAGAAAGATATTTTCGATAAAATATGGCAAACGTCGTTTGCCCTTGCTGCAAAAACGTTAAAACCCGGAGAGGATGATTCTGTGATTAAAGCATACGAAAAATACACCCAAAAGGGAATTGATATATTCGAAAAAGCATGGACATATACGGGAAAATATCCACTTCTTACACACGGAGACTGTTGGAGTAATAACAtgatgttcaaatttaat gaGAATGGAACTATGACAGATCTAAAACTTTTGGACTGGCAGCTTATAAAAGTAGGTAGCCCTGTACATGATTTGTCCTATTGTTTGTATTCGGGCGCGTCCGCAGATACGTTTGATAGATTGGACGAGCTTCTCAAAACATACTACGACAGTTTTTCTTCGGTCTTGAGAAAAGTTGGCGAAAATCCAGGTGAAATTTATCCTTTTTCTGTGCTAAAAGACGAATGGacggaatattgtaaatttgggCTGTTGATTTCCATCGtggtgattaaaataaaaatgaccaAGCAAGAAGAAAAAGTCGATTTAGTCGAACTGAGTATGAGTGATAATAAGGAAGAAATGGCACAAAAATTCTCAGAAGGTACTCCATCTGAGGAATACGACAAAAGAATACGAGAATTGTTACTACACATATACAAAATAGGAGGGCTGTAA
- the LOC109602812 gene encoding uncharacterized protein LOC109602812: MGDIKNISEALQEHLQIDEEIRNCATGPLTAAGDNYGGIILKANIEIHNKRTKSDRTLQAIVKLIPENEFLRQIFNSNVTFKNEIEFYRTVIPLLQNFQRDNGMDVADYFPTYYGSKISFDADGNIKDDSVLILENLKVKNFTVDDRLRGVDLATAKLTLKNLANLQATVVAFKLKFPQVFQEKVCPYLGGALMQTALPEVVYQKQKKDCFKILSENDELVHLKAKIDGKFEMPKVYPPREPWATIVHADLWVNNTMTRIVNNNPVEIKLIDFQTIQLASPADDLLMYIFTSLRNELLEENLELLLKYYYDEFIATLTSLKCATGPFTYESYKREIHTAFKDWQFNHIVSMCYPVFKTGMKEEQMKEFTHETLMEEEELSDEHKNKIKTILPIFEKLGWI, encoded by the coding sequence ATGGgggacattaaaaatatcagcGAGGCTCTCCAAGAACACTTACAAATCGATGAAGAAATACGTAACTGTGCAACTGGACCATTAACTGCAGCTGGTGACAATTACGGcggcattattttaaaagcgaACATAGAAATCCACAACAAGAGGACAAAATCCGACCGAACACTTCAAGCAATCGTGAAGTTAATACCCGAAAATGAGTTTTTAAGGCAAATTTTTAACTCTaatgttacttttaaaaatgaaatcgaGTTCTACAGAACGGTGATACCGTTGCTGCAAAACTTCCAAAGAGATAATGGGATGGACGTTGCGGATTACTTTCCCACATACTATGGATCCAAAATAAGTTTCGATGCAGATGGGAACATTAAGGACGATTCAGTGTTAATTTTGGAGAActtaaaagtgaaaaattttaCTGTAGACGATCGACTGCGTGGAGTGGACTTAGCAACGGCTAAATTGACGTTAAAAAATCTAGCCAACCTCCAAGCAACTGTTGTGGCATTTAAACTGAAGTTTCCGCAAGTTTTCCAAGAAAAAGTTTGCCCATACTTAGGTGGCGCCTTAATGCAAACCGCATTGCCGGAAGTTGTGTACCAAAAACAGAAAAAGGACTGTTTCAAAATACTATCTGAGAATGATGAACTTGTTCACTTGAAGGCTAAAATCGACGGCAAATTTGAGATGCCCAAAGTGTATCCGCCACGGGAACCTTGGGCGACTATCGTTCATGCAGATTTGTGGGTCAATAACACCATGACCAGAATTGTAAACAATAATCCGGTAGAAATAAAACTTATCGACTTCCAAACTATCCAACTGGCGTCACCAGCTGATGATCTACTCATGTACATTTTTACAAGTTTACGAAACGAGTTGTTGGAAGAAAATTTGGAATTACTCTTGAAGTACTACTATGATGAGTTCATTGCCACCTTAACCAGTCTGAAGTGTGCCACTGGACCATTCACGTATGAGTCATACAAAAGGGAAATCCACACCGCCTTCAAAGATTGGCAGTTCAATCACATTGTTTCAATGTGCTATCCAGTGTTTAAAACTGGAATGAAAGAAGAGCAGATGAAGGAATTTACTCACGAGACGTTGATGGAGGAAGAAGAATTGAGCGACGAACAtaaaaacaagataaaaaCGATTTTACCAATCTTTGAAAAATTAGGTTggatttaa
- the LOC109602170 gene encoding uncharacterized protein LOC109602170 has translation MTLLNNLIEDLVAKVMKHENYLTYKIADEGENSAKGDGYLGEISFITVNAAKNGVRKPYHMVIKTAKTSDDFRMKTPIREVFEREVYMYNTIFPAYKSFFNEYCVEFPKVNFPHIYASCLDNKRESIVLQNLKTIGYDLHNRLMPMNLNHAHMVFAKYGQFHGISLALRHKQSSVFRNLTKDMTDLFGIFLTQANMIPSLQTDFKYAMDLLRKLGRLDLVRKYEKCRFYEEMDKIATKSTDPSDPASVILHGDCWNNNFMFKYEGLTKEQPTDMVFIDFQLSRVASPIYDLSYFFYACCDRHIQSDLMFLLEVYHNNVTSILKSFGCNVNDILPFEKLIDHWKTFGKYGLIMSLFIVRIELSHPNEAPDLADIADKGNMDECLSFKIANQVQYDQRISDNYIQFAEQFL, from the exons ATGACTTTATTAAACAACCTGATCGAGGACCTTGTGGCGAAGGTGATGAAGCACGAGAATTACTTAACGTACAAAATAGCGGACGAAGGTGAGAATTCCGCCAAAGGTGACGGCTATCTGGGAGAGATATCCTTTATTACCGTTAACGCAGCGAAAAACGGCGTTCGAAAACCTTATCACATGGTGATAAAAACGGCGAAAACGAGCGACGACTTCAGAATGAAGACCCCCATCAGGGAAGTCTTCGAACGAGAAGTTTACATGTACAACACAATTTTTCCCGCCTATAAAAGCTTCTTCAACGAATACTGCGTCGAATTTCCTAAAGTTAACTTCCCGCACATTTACGCTTCGTGTTTGGACAACAAGCGGGAGAGCATCGTCCTGCAGAATCTCAAAACCATCGGCTACGATTTGCACAACAGATTGATGCCCATGAACTTGAACCATGCTCACATGGTTTTCGCCAAATACGGCCAGTTTCACGGAATTTCTTTGGCACTGAGGCACAAACAGTCTTCGGTATTTCGCAACTTGACCAAGGACATGACCGATTTGtttggtatttttttaactcaaGCGAACATGATCCCGTCGTTGCAGACGGATTTTAAATATGCGATGGACCTTCTAAGGAAATTGGGAAGGTTAGACTTGGTGAGGAAATACGAAAAATGCAGATTCTACGAAGAGATGGATAAGATAGCGACGAAAAGCACGGATCCAAGTGATCCTGCTTCAGTCATATTACACGGTGATTGTtggaacaataattttatgtttaagtaTGAG GGTCTTACAAAGGAACAACCAACCGATATggttttcattgattttcaaTTATCCAGGGTGGCTTCTCCCATCTATGATTTGTCCTATTTCTTTTACGCCTGTTGTGACAGACACATCCAATCAGATCTAATGTTTCTGTTAGAAGTTTACCACAATAATGTTACATCCATTCTAAAATCATTCGGATGTAACGTTAACGATATTTTgccttttgaaaaattaattgatcatTGGAAGACTTTCG GGAAATACGGTTTAATTATGTCTTTGTTTATTGTCAGGATTGAATTGTCGCATCCAAATGAGGCTCCGGATCTTGCCGACATTGCTGACAAAGGAAATATGGATGAatgtttatcatttaaaattgctaACCAGGTGCAATATGACCAAAGAATCTCAGACAACTACATTCAATTTGCTGAGCAGTTCTTGTAA
- the LOC109601723 gene encoding uncharacterized protein LOC109601723 — translation MDILDIPLTPKQTELVRKIAQDEGIARYTVDVSEGSIRGDGYMGIITTVKINDCRSPIVLNLVFKSSKSDEQFRLVAPVRKAYLREIYIYQVIFPEFLKFQIKHRAKKKFNSHARCFRAEDGEFEETIALEDLRTRSFKLWDKLTPMDESHVALVCREFGKFHGISFAMKQLRKEKYELLTKDLNNIFEGADYAASLKKLITELFGKACKIIQREDVRKAVENFGKEAFDFIKDRTNAPTQNSVLLHGDCWCNNLMFKYDDNNSQKTPTQLCIIDWQISKVGNPCLDLAYFLWTSSSKGVLEDYRTYIKIYHDSLIQTINDHNADPGIYPYDVFLSDWKEFAKFGLYMSFIVLEVLLGKVQEETDNNDESSQTKNPTHTERVNYIAEIMFDNGLI, via the exons AtggatattttagacattCCTCTGACACCTAAACAGACCGAGTTAGTGCGGAAAATAGCTCAAGATGAGGGCATCGCCAGATACACCGTTGACGTATCTGAAGGGTCGATCAGAGGCGACGGTTACATGGGTATAATAACCACGGTGAAAATTAACGATTGCAGAAGTCCGATAGTGTTAAATCTGGTCTTCAAGTCGTCCAAATCCGACGAGCAGTTTCGACTGGTGGCACCTGTGAGGAAGGCTTACCTGAGGGAAATCTATATTTACCAAGTCATTTTTCCGGAGTTCCTgaagtttcaaataaaacacagGGCGAAGAAAAAGTTTAACTCCCACGCTAGGTGTTTCAGGGCGGAAGATGGTGAGTTCGAGGAAACGATTGCTTTGGAGGATTTGCGTACTAGGAGTTTTAAGTTGTGGGATAAGCTAACACCCATGGATGAAAGCCATGTGGCTTTGGTTTGCAGAGAATTTGGGAAATTTCATGGAATTTCTTTTGCCATGAAACAACTGCGAAAGGAGAAGTACGAACTGTTGACCAAAGATCTGAACAACATCTTTGAAGGCGCAGATTACGCAGCATCActcaaaaaattgattacgGAACTGTTTGGAAAAGcttgtaaaattattcaacgGGAGGATGTGAGGAAAGCCGTGGAAAATTTTGGCAAAGAAGCATTCGATTTTATCAAAGATCGTACTAACGCACCAACGCAGAATTCAGTTTTATTGCATGGAGACTGTTGGtgtaacaatttaatgtttaaatatgat GATAACAATTCTCAAAAAACTCCTACACAGTTGTGTATAATAGACTGGCAAATTTCAAAAGTTGGTAACCCATGCCTTGACCTGGCATATTTTCTGTGGACCTCCAGCTCTAAAGGCGTCCTGGAGGACTATCGGACCTACATCAAAATATATCACGACAGTCTAATTCAAACCATCAACGACCACAATGCTGACCCAGGCATTTACCCTTACGACGTCTTCTTGAGTGACTGGAAGGAATTCGCCAAATTTGGACTTTATATGAGTTTCATCGTTTTGGAGGTCTTACTGGGGAAAGTCCAGGAGGAAACCGACAACAACGATGAAAGTTCACAAACGAAAAATCCTACTCACACTGAAAGAGTGAATTACATTGCTGAAATTATGTTCGACAACGGcctcatttaa